In Mauremys reevesii isolate NIE-2019 linkage group 16, ASM1616193v1, whole genome shotgun sequence, a single window of DNA contains:
- the TPPP3 gene encoding tubulin polymerization-promoting protein family member 3: MAGSTDVAALEESFRKFAIYGDTKATGQEMTGKNWAKLCKECKVMDGKGVTGTDVDIVFSKVKGKTARVIGYEEFKKALEELAPKRFKGKSKEEAYESICQLVAGKEPTNVGVTKAATGGAVDRLTDTTKYTGSHKERFDESGKGKGKSGRENIVDTSGYVGAYKNAGTYDAKVKK; the protein is encoded by the exons ATGGCTGGAAGCACTGACGTGGCAGCGCTGGAAGAGAGCTTCCGGAAGTTTGCAATCTATGGAGACACCAAAGCTACAGGGCAAGAAATGACTGGGAAAAACTGGGCCAAACTGTGCAAGGAGTGTAAAGTAATGGACGGCAAAGGGGTCACTGGCACAGATGTGGACATCGTCTTCTCCAAAGTGAA AGGGAAGACAGCCAGAGTCATTGGTTACGAGGAATTCAAAAAGGCCCTAGAGGAGCTGGCCCCAAAGAGGTTTAAGGGCAAGAGCAAGGAGGAAGCGTACGAATCCATCTGCCAGCTGGTGGCAGGGAAGGAACCGACCAACGTAGGCGTCACT AAAGCCGCGACCGGCGGGGCGGTGGACAGGCTGACGGACACCACCAAGTACACGGGCTCGCACAAGGAGCGCTTCGATGAGAGTGGCAAGGGCAAAGGGAAGAGCGGGCGGGAGAACATTGTAGACACCAGCGGCTACGTGGGGGCCTACAAGAATGCCGGCACCTACGACGCAAAAGTGAAGAAATAA